The following proteins are co-located in the Thermus thermophilus HB8 genome:
- the sufC gene encoding Fe-S cluster assembly ATPase SufC, translated as MSQLEIRDLWASIDGETILKGVNLVVPKGEVHALMGPNGAGKSTLGKILAGDPEYTVERGEILLDGENILELSPDERARKGLFLAFQYPVEVPGVTIANFLRLALQAKLGREVGVAEFWTKVKKALELLDWDESYLSRYLNEGFSGGEKKRNEILQLLVLEPTYAVLDETDSGLDIDALKVVARGVNAMRGPNFGALVITHYQRILNYIQPDKVHVMMDGRVVATGGPELALELEAKGYEWLKEKVKEGA; from the coding sequence ATGAGCCAGCTGGAGATCCGCGACCTCTGGGCTTCCATTGACGGGGAGACGATCCTCAAGGGCGTGAACCTGGTGGTCCCCAAGGGGGAGGTCCACGCCCTTATGGGCCCCAACGGGGCCGGGAAGAGCACCCTGGGCAAGATCCTGGCCGGGGACCCTGAGTACACGGTGGAGAGGGGGGAGATCCTCCTGGACGGGGAGAACATCCTGGAGCTCTCCCCAGACGAAAGGGCCCGAAAGGGGCTCTTCCTCGCCTTCCAGTACCCGGTGGAGGTGCCCGGGGTGACCATCGCCAACTTCCTCCGCCTCGCCCTCCAGGCCAAGCTCGGCCGGGAGGTGGGGGTGGCGGAGTTCTGGACCAAGGTGAAGAAGGCCCTGGAGCTTCTGGACTGGGACGAGAGCTACCTCTCCCGCTACCTCAACGAGGGCTTCTCCGGCGGGGAGAAGAAGCGGAACGAGATCCTGCAGCTATTGGTCCTGGAGCCCACCTACGCCGTCCTGGACGAGACCGACTCGGGCCTGGACATTGACGCCCTCAAGGTGGTGGCCCGGGGCGTGAACGCCATGCGGGGGCCGAACTTCGGCGCGTTGGTGATCACCCACTACCAGCGGATCCTGAACTACATCCAGCCCGACAAGGTTCACGTGATGATGGACGGCCGGGTGGTGGCCACGGGCGGCCCCGAGCTCGCCCTGGAGCTCGAGGCCAAGGGGTACGAGTGGCTTAAGGAGAAGGTGAAGGAGGGCGCATGA
- a CDS encoding M3 family oligoendopeptidase has translation METTWDLTPLFPGLESPEFQRAWEGLKGRIGELKGLLEREAPLPEVLAALDAFLEEATPLRAYLYARYSADTRDEAALAKLSELEILFLDFQRLRPRLTRYLALKDPEEAGPHRLLVEEAKEEALHMMPEGEEVLAAELSLSGRAAWDKLHESLTSQITAVVDGEEMPITKVRNLYFHPEEEVRKKAYEAELKAWEAHEVPLAFALNGVKGEASVLNRRRGYRDDLEPTLHENRITRKALKAMQEAVGESLPLFRRYFLLKARALGKERLDWWDLFAPLGRGRRWSLEEARAFIPAKLAALVPNAAKVAEMAFHERWMDLLPRKGKVGGAYCMARGGGKSLILANYEESFESVSTLAHELGHAYHNFALKEAPASLRRVPMTLAETASIMNETLVVEAALKEASPEEGLLILDAYLQGAAQVVVDIHSRFLFESWVFQRRKARELSPREFKELMLKAQEEAYGEALATRHPYMWAVKGHYYGADFYNYPYTFGLLFGLAVYQEAKEDPGFAGRYEALLAESGRYRAKELALRFGFDLESVDFWRRGIRVLEEKVAQLERMISP, from the coding sequence ATGGAAACCACCTGGGACCTCACCCCCCTCTTCCCCGGCCTGGAAAGCCCCGAGTTCCAGAGGGCCTGGGAGGGCCTGAAGGGGAGGATCGGCGAGCTCAAGGGGCTTCTTGAGCGGGAGGCCCCCCTCCCCGAGGTCCTCGCCGCTCTGGACGCCTTCCTGGAGGAGGCCACCCCCCTCCGGGCCTACCTCTACGCCCGCTACAGCGCCGACACCCGGGACGAGGCCGCCCTCGCCAAGCTCTCCGAGCTGGAGATCCTCTTCCTGGACTTCCAGCGCCTAAGGCCCCGCCTCACCCGCTACCTGGCCCTGAAGGACCCCGAGGAAGCCGGGCCCCACCGCCTCCTGGTGGAGGAGGCCAAGGAGGAGGCCCTGCACATGATGCCCGAGGGGGAGGAGGTCCTGGCGGCGGAGCTTTCCCTCTCGGGGAGGGCGGCTTGGGACAAGCTCCACGAGAGCCTCACCAGCCAGATCACCGCGGTGGTGGACGGGGAGGAGATGCCCATCACCAAGGTGCGGAACCTCTACTTCCACCCCGAGGAAGAGGTGCGGAAGAAGGCCTACGAGGCCGAGCTCAAGGCCTGGGAGGCCCACGAGGTGCCTCTGGCCTTCGCCCTAAACGGGGTGAAGGGAGAGGCCTCGGTCCTCAACCGGAGGCGGGGCTATAGGGACGACCTCGAGCCCACCCTCCACGAAAACCGCATCACCAGGAAGGCCCTAAAGGCCATGCAGGAGGCGGTAGGGGAGAGCCTTCCCCTCTTCCGCCGCTACTTCCTCCTCAAGGCCAGGGCCCTCGGCAAGGAGCGCCTGGACTGGTGGGACCTCTTCGCCCCCCTGGGCCGGGGAAGGCGCTGGAGCCTGGAGGAGGCCCGGGCCTTCATCCCGGCCAAGCTCGCCGCCTTGGTGCCGAACGCCGCCAAGGTGGCGGAGATGGCCTTCCACGAGCGCTGGATGGACCTCCTCCCCCGAAAGGGCAAGGTGGGCGGGGCCTACTGCATGGCCCGGGGCGGGGGGAAGAGCCTCATCCTCGCCAACTACGAGGAGAGCTTTGAGTCCGTCTCCACCCTGGCCCACGAGCTGGGCCACGCCTACCACAACTTCGCCCTCAAGGAGGCCCCGGCCTCCCTCCGCCGGGTCCCCATGACCCTGGCGGAGACGGCGAGCATCATGAACGAGACCCTGGTGGTGGAGGCGGCCCTCAAGGAGGCCTCCCCCGAGGAGGGCCTCCTCATCCTGGACGCCTACCTCCAGGGGGCGGCCCAGGTGGTGGTGGACATCCATAGCCGCTTCCTCTTTGAGTCCTGGGTCTTCCAAAGGCGCAAGGCGCGGGAGCTTTCCCCAAGGGAGTTCAAGGAGCTCATGCTCAAGGCCCAGGAGGAGGCCTACGGGGAGGCCCTCGCCACCCGCCACCCCTACATGTGGGCGGTGAAGGGGCACTACTACGGGGCCGACTTCTACAACTACCCCTACACCTTCGGCCTCCTCTTCGGGCTTGCCGTCTACCAGGAGGCCAAGGAGGACCCCGGCTTCGCCGGGCGCTACGAGGCCCTCCTCGCCGAGTCCGGCCGCTACCGGGCCAAGGAGCTCGCCCTCCGCTTCGGCTTTGACCTGGAAAGCGTGGACTTCTGGCGCCGGGGGATAAGGGTCCTCGAGGAGAAGGTGGCCCAGCTTGAGCGCATGATCTCCCCCTGA
- the aceA gene encoding isocitrate lyase produces MEGLTPEMQREAEALRREWETNPRWKGVRRDYRPEDVVRLRPSVMVEYTLAKRGAEKLWKLLHERPYVHTFGAYTGAMAVEMVRAGLEAIYLSGWQVAADANLAWQTYPDQSLYPYNSVPQIVKRINNALMRADQVERIEGRVTRDWYVPIVADAEAGFGGALNVFELTKAMIEAGAAGIHYEDQLASEKKCGHLGGKVLVPTGQHIRTLQAARLAADVMGVPTVIIARTDAEAATLITSDIDERDKPFILPDERTPEGFYRFKNGIEAGIARALAYAPYADVIWMETSKPDLEEARKFAEAVKKEFPDKLLAYNLSPSFNWKKFLDDETIAKFNRELGEMGYKFQFITLAGWHALNYYIWELAKGYKERGMPAFVELQQKEFAAQKEGFTAVKHQREVGAGYFDEVVLALTQGQASTLALKGSTEEAQFNEPVH; encoded by the coding sequence ATGGAAGGGCTGACCCCCGAGATGCAAAGGGAAGCGGAGGCGCTCCGCCGGGAGTGGGAGACAAACCCGAGGTGGAAGGGCGTCCGGCGGGACTACCGCCCCGAGGACGTGGTGCGCTTAAGGCCCAGCGTGATGGTGGAGTACACCCTGGCCAAGCGAGGGGCGGAGAAACTCTGGAAGCTCCTCCACGAAAGGCCCTACGTGCACACCTTCGGGGCCTACACCGGGGCCATGGCGGTGGAGATGGTGCGGGCCGGGCTGGAGGCCATCTACCTCTCCGGCTGGCAGGTGGCCGCCGACGCCAACCTGGCCTGGCAGACCTACCCCGACCAGTCCCTCTATCCCTACAACTCCGTGCCCCAGATCGTGAAGCGCATCAACAACGCCCTCATGCGGGCCGACCAGGTGGAGCGGATTGAAGGCCGGGTGACCCGGGACTGGTACGTGCCCATCGTGGCCGACGCCGAGGCGGGCTTCGGCGGGGCCCTCAACGTGTTTGAGCTCACCAAGGCCATGATTGAGGCAGGGGCCGCCGGGATCCACTACGAGGACCAGCTCGCCAGCGAGAAGAAGTGCGGCCACCTGGGCGGCAAGGTCCTGGTGCCCACGGGCCAGCACATCCGCACCCTCCAGGCGGCCAGGCTCGCCGCGGACGTGATGGGCGTGCCCACGGTGATCATCGCCCGCACCGACGCCGAGGCCGCCACCCTCATCACCAGCGACATTGACGAGCGGGACAAGCCCTTCATCCTCCCGGACGAGCGCACACCCGAGGGCTTCTACCGCTTCAAGAACGGGATTGAGGCCGGCATCGCCCGGGCCCTGGCCTACGCCCCCTACGCCGACGTGATCTGGATGGAGACCTCCAAGCCCGACCTGGAGGAGGCCCGGAAGTTCGCCGAGGCGGTGAAGAAGGAGTTCCCCGACAAGCTCCTCGCCTACAACCTCTCCCCCTCCTTCAACTGGAAAAAGTTCCTGGACGACGAGACCATCGCCAAGTTCAACCGGGAGCTCGGGGAGATGGGGTACAAGTTCCAGTTCATCACCCTGGCGGGCTGGCACGCCCTGAACTACTACATCTGGGAGCTGGCCAAGGGCTACAAGGAGCGGGGCATGCCCGCCTTCGTGGAGCTCCAGCAGAAGGAGTTCGCCGCCCAGAAGGAGGGCTTCACCGCCGTCAAGCACCAGCGGGAGGTGGGGGCCGGGTACTTTGACGAGGTGGTCCTGGCCCTGACCCAGGGGCAGGCCTCCACCCTGGCCCTCAAGGGCTCCACGGAAGAGGCCCAGTTCAACGAGCCCGTCCACTGA
- the sufB gene encoding Fe-S cluster assembly protein SufB — translation MSELEIRQIGEEYRWHFIDEIRPVFKAEKGLTRRVIEAISYHKGEPEWMLKFRLRAFEIFQKKPMPTWGPDLSGLNLDDLVYYVKPAEVRDAKSWEEVPEEIRRTYERLGIPEAERKVLAGVGAQYDSEMVYHRVREELERQGVIFVAIEEGMKKYEDLFKEYFAKVVPPEDNKFAALNSAAWSGGSFVYVPPGVKVELPLQAYFRVNTPEFGQFERTLIIVDEGAEVHYIEGCTAPMYSTESLHTGVIEIVVKRGARSRYTTIQNWSTNMYNLVTQRALVYGDAYHEWVDGNLGSKVTMKYPSSYLLEPGARSEILSIAFAKTGQHQDTGGKLILAAPHTSGTIVSKSISKGKGRASYRGLVKVMEGARHGKVNVECDALLIDPESRTDTYPYIEIEEETAHVGHEATVSKINDEQIFYLQSRGLKEDEAAALIVRGFIEPIAKELPLEYAVELNKLIELEMEGSVG, via the coding sequence ATGAGCGAGCTGGAGATCCGCCAGATCGGCGAGGAGTACCGCTGGCACTTCATTGACGAGATCCGGCCCGTCTTCAAGGCGGAAAAGGGGCTCACCCGCAGGGTGATTGAGGCCATCAGCTACCACAAGGGCGAGCCCGAGTGGATGCTGAAGTTCCGCCTGCGGGCCTTTGAGATCTTCCAGAAGAAGCCCATGCCCACGTGGGGCCCCGACCTCTCCGGGCTCAACCTGGACGACCTCGTCTACTACGTGAAGCCCGCCGAGGTCCGGGACGCCAAGAGCTGGGAGGAGGTCCCCGAGGAGATCCGCCGGACCTACGAGCGCCTGGGCATCCCCGAGGCGGAGCGCAAGGTCTTGGCCGGGGTGGGGGCCCAGTACGACTCGGAGATGGTCTACCACCGGGTCAGGGAGGAGCTTGAGCGCCAGGGGGTCATCTTCGTGGCCATTGAGGAGGGGATGAAGAAGTACGAGGACCTCTTCAAGGAGTACTTCGCCAAGGTCGTCCCCCCCGAGGACAACAAGTTCGCCGCCCTGAACTCGGCCGCCTGGTCCGGGGGCTCCTTCGTCTACGTGCCCCCTGGGGTCAAGGTGGAGCTCCCCCTGCAGGCCTACTTCCGGGTGAACACCCCCGAGTTCGGCCAGTTTGAGCGCACCCTCATCATCGTGGACGAGGGGGCCGAGGTGCACTACATTGAGGGGTGCACCGCCCCCATGTACTCCACGGAAAGCCTCCACACGGGCGTGATTGAGATCGTGGTGAAGCGGGGAGCGCGGAGCCGCTACACCACCATCCAGAACTGGTCCACCAACATGTACAACCTGGTGACCCAGCGGGCCCTGGTCTACGGGGACGCCTACCACGAGTGGGTGGACGGCAACCTGGGCTCCAAGGTCACCATGAAGTACCCCTCCAGCTACCTCCTGGAGCCGGGGGCGAGGAGCGAGATCCTCTCCATCGCCTTCGCCAAGACGGGCCAGCACCAGGACACGGGCGGCAAGCTCATCCTGGCCGCGCCCCACACCTCCGGGACCATCGTCTCCAAGAGCATCTCCAAGGGGAAGGGGCGGGCGAGCTACCGCGGCCTGGTGAAGGTGATGGAAGGGGCCCGGCACGGTAAGGTCAACGTGGAGTGCGACGCCCTCCTCATTGACCCCGAAAGCCGCACCGACACCTACCCCTACATTGAGATTGAGGAGGAGACCGCCCACGTGGGCCACGAGGCCACGGTCTCCAAGATCAACGACGAGCAGATCTTCTACCTCCAGTCCCGCGGCCTGAAGGAGGACGAGGCCGCGGCCCTCATCGTGCGCGGCTTCATTGAGCCCATCGCCAAGGAACTTCCCCTGGAGTACGCCGTGGAGCTCAACAAGCTCATTGAGCTGGAGATGGAGGGCTCCGTCGGCTAA
- a CDS encoding anthranilate synthase component II yields the protein MRVLVVDNYDSFTYNLVQYLGELGAEPIVWRNDRFRLEEVEALDPDRILISPGPCTPFEAGLSVPLVQRYAPRYPILGVCLGHQAIGAAFGGKVVPAPVLMHGKVSPIHHDGTGVFRGLDSPFPATRYHSLAVVEVPEALVVNAWAEEAGGRTVMGFRHRDYPTHGVQFHPESYLTEAGKLILKNFLEDPWTR from the coding sequence ATGAGGGTCTTGGTGGTGGACAACTACGACAGCTTCACCTACAACCTGGTGCAGTACCTGGGGGAGCTCGGGGCGGAGCCCATCGTGTGGCGGAACGACCGCTTCCGGCTGGAGGAGGTGGAGGCCCTGGACCCGGACCGGATCCTCATCAGCCCGGGGCCTTGCACCCCCTTTGAGGCGGGGCTTTCCGTCCCCTTGGTCCAGCGCTACGCCCCCCGCTACCCCATCCTGGGGGTCTGCCTCGGACACCAGGCCATCGGGGCGGCCTTCGGGGGGAAGGTGGTCCCCGCCCCCGTCCTCATGCACGGCAAGGTGAGCCCCATCCACCACGACGGCACCGGGGTCTTCCGGGGGCTAGATAGCCCCTTCCCCGCCACCCGCTACCACTCCCTGGCGGTGGTGGAGGTGCCGGAGGCCCTCGTGGTGAACGCCTGGGCGGAGGAGGCGGGGGGGCGGACGGTGATGGGCTTCCGCCACCGGGACTACCCCACCCACGGGGTGCAGTTCCACCCGGAAAGCTACCTTACGGAGGCGGGTAAACTCATCCTCAAGAACTTCCTGGAGGACCCATGGACGCGGTGA
- the sufD gene encoding Fe-S cluster assembly protein SufD: MQVLDKTQVEAVSKALGEPAWLLEKRLKALEAFARLPYPSKKDENWRYTDLSEAPLELPVEAPKGLRLSRDDLPEPVKRRLERTDVSGFLVFVGPDLVYAEVPEALKEKGLVFTSLAEALKTHPDKVEAALFQAVYTEDKFAAQNSAFFTHGAFLYVPAGLEVEKPLGVFKVLLEGEKASAGRSLLFLEDNAKAAYIEEYLSLDLPPTLHLSATEMVLRPGARLRHAHVQTFGEGVWHFHRQRALLERDSGLNDLVVNLGGAYARSEVASELVGPGAESEMLGLYFGHGRQQFDHYTLQHHVEHHTRSDLLYKGAVKDEARAVFSGLIRLEKGAQKTDAYQANRNLLLSPTARVDSIPQLEIGANDVRCTHGSTTAPVDEMQLFYLQSRGLPRGLAQELLVKAHLADVLSRIPLKALRAHIEAVIEEKVRI, translated from the coding sequence ATGCAGGTACTGGACAAGACGCAGGTGGAGGCCGTCTCCAAGGCCCTGGGCGAGCCCGCGTGGCTCCTGGAGAAGAGGCTCAAGGCCCTCGAGGCCTTCGCCCGGCTCCCTTACCCCAGCAAGAAGGACGAGAACTGGCGGTACACCGACCTCTCCGAAGCCCCCCTGGAGCTTCCCGTGGAGGCCCCCAAGGGGCTAAGGCTTTCCCGGGACGACCTCCCCGAGCCCGTGAAGCGCCGCCTGGAGCGGACGGACGTCTCGGGCTTCCTGGTCTTCGTGGGGCCGGACCTCGTCTACGCCGAGGTGCCCGAGGCGCTAAAGGAGAAGGGCCTCGTCTTCACCTCCCTGGCCGAGGCCCTGAAGACCCACCCCGACAAGGTGGAGGCGGCCCTCTTCCAGGCGGTCTACACCGAGGACAAGTTCGCCGCACAGAACAGCGCCTTCTTCACCCACGGGGCCTTCCTCTACGTGCCCGCGGGGCTGGAGGTGGAGAAGCCCCTCGGGGTCTTCAAGGTGCTCCTGGAGGGGGAAAAGGCCTCGGCGGGGCGGAGCCTCCTCTTCCTGGAGGACAACGCCAAGGCCGCCTACATTGAGGAGTACCTCTCCTTGGACCTCCCCCCCACCCTGCACCTCTCCGCCACGGAGATGGTCCTGAGGCCCGGGGCCCGCCTGCGCCACGCCCACGTCCAGACCTTCGGCGAGGGGGTGTGGCACTTCCACCGGCAAAGGGCCCTCTTAGAGCGGGACAGCGGCCTCAACGACCTCGTGGTGAACCTCGGGGGCGCCTACGCCCGGAGCGAGGTGGCCTCGGAGCTCGTGGGTCCGGGGGCGGAGAGCGAGATGCTCGGCCTCTACTTCGGGCACGGGAGGCAGCAGTTTGACCACTACACCCTGCAGCACCACGTGGAGCACCACACCCGCTCGGACCTCCTCTACAAGGGGGCGGTGAAGGACGAAGCCCGGGCGGTCTTCTCCGGCCTCATCCGGCTGGAAAAGGGCGCCCAGAAGACGGACGCCTACCAGGCGAACCGCAACCTCCTCCTCTCCCCCACGGCCCGGGTGGACTCCATCCCCCAGCTGGAGATCGGGGCCAACGACGTGCGCTGCACCCACGGGAGCACCACCGCCCCCGTGGACGAGATGCAGCTCTTCTACCTCCAGTCCCGGGGGCTTCCTCGAGGCCTCGCCCAGGAGCTCCTGGTCAAGGCCCACCTCGCGGACGTCCTCTCCCGCATCCCCTTGAAGGCGCTTAGGGCCCACATTGAGGCGGTGATTGAGGAGAAGGTGCGGATCTAG
- the trpE gene encoding anthranilate synthase component I, which translates to MERIRPYRKTFLADLETPVTAYLKLAEKAPVSFLLESVERGRQSRFSIVGVGARRTFRLKDGVFTVNGERVETRDPLRALYERVYAPLERHPDLPPFFGGVVGYAAYDLVRYYERLPSLKPDDLGLPDLLFVEPEVVAVFDHLKNLLHLVAPGRDPEEAEARLFWAERRLKGPLPGVPGERAGGRARFQADFSREAYLEAVRRALDYIRAGDIFQVVLSLRLSSPLTVHPFALYRALRSVNPSPYMGYLDLGEVVLVSASPESLLRSDGRRVVTRPIAGTRPRGKDEEEDKRLAEELLRDEKEVAEHVMLLDLSRNDIGRVAAFGTVRVLEPLHVEHYSHVMHLVSTVEGILAEGKTPLDALASVLPMGTVSGAPKIRAMEIIEELEPHRRGPYGGSFGYLAYDGAMDMALTLRTFVVAKGWMHVQAGAGIVADSVPEREYEECWNKARALLKAVEMAEAGL; encoded by the coding sequence ATGGAGCGGATCCGACCTTACCGCAAAACCTTCCTCGCGGACCTGGAGACCCCGGTGACCGCCTACCTGAAGCTTGCCGAGAAGGCTCCGGTGAGCTTCCTTTTGGAGTCGGTGGAGCGGGGGCGCCAAAGCCGCTTCTCCATCGTGGGGGTGGGGGCGCGGCGCACCTTCCGCCTGAAGGACGGGGTCTTCACGGTGAACGGGGAGCGGGTGGAAACCCGTGATCCCTTGCGCGCCCTCTACGAGAGGGTCTACGCCCCCTTGGAGCGCCACCCCGACCTCCCCCCCTTCTTCGGCGGGGTGGTGGGCTACGCCGCCTACGACCTCGTCCGCTACTACGAAAGGCTTCCGAGCCTCAAGCCCGACGACCTCGGCCTCCCCGACCTCCTCTTCGTGGAGCCCGAGGTGGTGGCCGTCTTTGACCACCTGAAGAACCTCCTCCACCTCGTGGCCCCAGGGAGGGACCCCGAGGAGGCGGAGGCCCGCCTCTTTTGGGCGGAGAGGCGGCTCAAGGGCCCCTTGCCCGGGGTGCCGGGGGAGAGGGCGGGGGGGAGGGCCCGCTTCCAGGCGGACTTTTCCCGGGAGGCCTACCTGGAGGCGGTGAGGAGGGCCCTGGACTACATCCGGGCGGGGGACATCTTCCAGGTGGTCCTCTCCTTGAGGCTCTCCTCCCCCCTCACCGTCCACCCCTTCGCCCTCTACCGGGCGCTGAGGAGCGTGAACCCGAGCCCCTACATGGGCTACCTGGACCTGGGGGAGGTGGTCTTGGTCTCGGCGAGCCCGGAAAGCCTCCTCCGCTCGGACGGCCGAAGGGTGGTCACCCGGCCCATCGCGGGCACGAGGCCGAGGGGGAAGGACGAGGAGGAGGACAAAAGGCTTGCCGAGGAGCTCCTTAGGGACGAGAAGGAGGTCGCGGAGCACGTGATGCTTCTGGACCTCTCCCGCAACGACATCGGCCGGGTCGCCGCCTTCGGCACGGTGCGGGTCCTCGAGCCCCTCCACGTGGAGCACTACTCCCACGTGATGCACCTGGTCTCCACGGTGGAGGGCATCTTGGCCGAGGGGAAGACCCCCCTGGACGCCCTGGCCAGCGTGCTGCCCATGGGGACGGTCTCCGGGGCCCCGAAGATCCGGGCCATGGAGATCATTGAAGAACTGGAGCCCCACCGCCGGGGGCCCTACGGGGGAAGCTTCGGCTACCTCGCCTACGACGGGGCCATGGACATGGCCCTCACCCTGCGCACCTTCGTGGTGGCGAAGGGGTGGATGCACGTCCAGGCGGGGGCGGGGATCGTGGCGGACTCGGTGCCGGAGAGGGAGTACGAGGAGTGCTGGAACAAGGCGCGGGCGCTCCTCAAGGCGGTGGAGATGGCGGAGGCGGGGCTGTGA
- the trpD gene encoding anthranilate phosphoribosyltransferase, translating into MDAVKKAILGEVLEEEEAYEVMRALMAGEVSPVRAAGLLVALSLRGERPHEIAAMARAMREAARPLRVHRRPLLDIVGTGGDGKGLMNLSTLAALVAAAGGVAVAKHGNRAASSRAGSADLLEALGVDLEAPPERVGEAIEELGFGFLFARVFHPAMRHVAPVRAELGVRTVFNLLGPLTNPAGADAYVLGVFSPEWLAPMAEALERLGARGLVVHGEGADELVLGENRVVEVGKGAYALTPEEVGLKRAPLEALKGGGPEENAALARRLLKGEEKGPLADAVALAAGAGFYAAGKTPSLKEGVALAREVLASGEAYLLLERYVAFLRA; encoded by the coding sequence ATGGACGCGGTGAAGAAGGCCATTCTGGGCGAGGTTTTGGAGGAAGAGGAGGCCTACGAGGTCATGCGGGCCCTGATGGCGGGGGAGGTCTCCCCGGTGCGGGCGGCGGGGCTTTTGGTGGCCTTGAGCCTGAGGGGAGAGCGGCCCCACGAGATCGCCGCCATGGCCCGGGCCATGCGGGAGGCGGCGAGGCCCTTGAGGGTACACCGGCGCCCCCTTTTGGACATCGTGGGCACCGGGGGGGACGGGAAGGGGCTTATGAACCTCTCCACCCTGGCCGCCCTGGTGGCGGCGGCGGGGGGTGTGGCCGTGGCCAAGCACGGGAACCGGGCGGCAAGCTCAAGGGCGGGGAGCGCGGACCTCCTCGAGGCCCTGGGGGTGGACCTGGAGGCCCCCCCCGAGAGGGTGGGAGAGGCCATAGAGGAGCTGGGTTTCGGCTTCCTCTTCGCCCGGGTCTTCCACCCCGCCATGCGCCACGTGGCCCCGGTGCGGGCCGAGCTCGGCGTGCGCACCGTCTTCAACCTCCTCGGGCCCCTCACCAACCCCGCCGGGGCGGACGCCTACGTCCTCGGGGTCTTTAGCCCGGAGTGGCTCGCCCCCATGGCCGAGGCCCTGGAGCGGCTTGGGGCGAGGGGCCTCGTGGTCCACGGGGAGGGGGCGGACGAGCTCGTCCTCGGGGAGAACCGGGTGGTGGAGGTGGGGAAGGGGGCCTACGCCCTCACCCCCGAGGAGGTGGGCCTAAAGAGGGCCCCCCTCGAGGCCCTCAAAGGCGGAGGCCCCGAGGAGAACGCGGCCCTCGCCCGCCGCCTCCTCAAGGGGGAGGAGAAGGGCCCCCTGGCCGACGCCGTGGCCCTGGCCGCGGGGGCCGGGTTCTACGCCGCGGGAAAAACCCCCTCCCTGAAGGAGGGGGTGGCGCTGGCCCGGGAGGTCCTGGCCTCGGGGGAGGCCTACCTCCTCCTGGAGCGCTACGTGGCCTTTCTCAGGGCCTAG
- a CDS encoding Rieske (2Fe-2S) protein, with protein sequence MWTPVAKLGEFQNGRLVVKRPEHRKPILLLYTGEEVFALEDVCTHDDGPLHEGEVEDGAIVCPRHGARFDLRTGRQTLPAPRPVKVFPARLEGDTVLLDL encoded by the coding sequence ATGTGGACCCCCGTGGCCAAGCTCGGCGAGTTCCAAAACGGCCGCCTCGTGGTGAAGCGGCCTGAGCACAGGAAGCCCATCCTCCTCCTCTACACGGGGGAGGAGGTCTTCGCCCTGGAGGACGTCTGCACCCACGACGACGGCCCCCTCCACGAGGGGGAGGTGGAGGACGGGGCCATCGTCTGCCCCCGCCACGGGGCCCGGTTTGACCTGAGGACGGGGCGGCAGACCCTTCCCGCCCCGAGGCCCGTGAAGGTCTTCCCCGCCCGCCTCGAGGGGGACACCGTCCTCCTGGACCTCTAG
- a CDS encoding acyl-CoA thioesterase: MEGFPVRVRVDVRFRDLDPLGHVNNAVFLSYMELARIRYFQRISPDWLEEGHFVVARMEVDYLRPILLGDEVFVGVRTVGLGRSSLRMEHLVTANGESAAKGLGVLVWLEGGRPAPLPEAIRERIRALEGRPL, encoded by the coding sequence ATGGAAGGATTTCCGGTTAGGGTTCGCGTGGACGTTCGCTTCCGGGATCTGGACCCCTTGGGACACGTGAACAACGCCGTCTTCCTCTCCTACATGGAGCTTGCCCGGATCCGTTACTTCCAGCGGATCTCCCCAGACTGGCTGGAGGAGGGCCACTTCGTGGTGGCCCGGATGGAGGTGGACTACCTCAGGCCCATCCTCCTGGGGGACGAGGTCTTTGTGGGGGTGCGTACCGTGGGCCTTGGCCGCTCCAGCCTGCGGATGGAACACCTCGTCACCGCCAACGGGGAATCGGCCGCCAAGGGGCTGGGCGTCCTGGTCTGGCTGGAAGGGGGCCGCCCCGCCCCCTTGCCCGAGGCCATCCGGGAGAGGATCCGGGCCCTGGAGGGGCGGCCCCTTTAG
- a CDS encoding arsenate reductase ArsC, protein MRVLVLCTHNSARSQMAEAWLKHFARELGVDLEVHSAGTEKAFVKEEAKRVMAEVGLDLSGHFSKTLLEVPDPWDFGLVLTVCDQAKEACPAYPARTERRHVSFPDPTGKPLEEWRKVRDALGRMARFLVEALKEGRLPSDEELRQAARL, encoded by the coding sequence ATGCGGGTCCTCGTCCTCTGCACCCACAACTCCGCCCGGAGCCAGATGGCGGAGGCCTGGCTCAAGCACTTCGCCCGGGAGCTTGGGGTGGACCTCGAGGTCCACTCCGCGGGCACGGAGAAGGCCTTCGTGAAGGAGGAGGCCAAGCGGGTCATGGCCGAGGTGGGGCTGGACCTCTCGGGCCACTTCTCCAAGACCCTCCTCGAGGTCCCCGACCCCTGGGACTTCGGCCTCGTCCTCACCGTGTGCGACCAGGCCAAGGAGGCCTGCCCCGCCTACCCCGCAAGGACCGAGAGGCGCCACGTCTCCTTCCCCGACCCCACGGGGAAACCCCTGGAGGAGTGGCGCAAGGTGCGGGACGCCCTCGGGCGGATGGCCCGCTTCCTGGTGGAAGCCCTCAAGGAGGGAAGGCTTCCCAGCGACGAGGAGCTGAGGCAAGCGGCCAGGCTTTAG